In candidate division WOR-3 bacterium, one genomic interval encodes:
- a CDS encoding sulfide/dihydroorotate dehydrogenase-like FAD/NAD-binding protein — MFKILSTKALAPNIKCFEFEAPYIAQKAQPGQFVVVRINETGERIPLTIADTKKDQGVVIIVFQEVGKTTKLLGTLKAGDYVLDLLGPLGKPSEIKYYGTVVCIGGGVGTPEIYPIARALKEIGNKVVTIIGARTKELLIMVEEMRSVSDELYITTDDGSYGTKGLVTDELKRLISQGIKIDKVFAVGPVIMMKAVSETTRPYNIPTVVSLNPIMLDATGMCGVCRVEVGGETKFACVDGPEFDGHQVNFDTLMMRLKTYLKEERVSLELFEKQSHKCCGGQ, encoded by the coding sequence ATGTTTAAAATTTTATCGACTAAAGCATTGGCTCCAAATATAAAATGTTTTGAATTTGAAGCTCCCTATATTGCACAAAAGGCCCAGCCTGGTCAATTTGTTGTTGTGCGTATAAACGAAACGGGTGAACGAATTCCCTTGACGATCGCCGACACGAAAAAGGATCAAGGTGTAGTTATTATTGTCTTTCAAGAAGTTGGCAAAACCACTAAATTATTAGGAACGCTAAAGGCCGGCGATTACGTATTAGATTTACTAGGTCCTTTAGGTAAACCCTCGGAGATAAAATATTACGGAACAGTAGTATGTATTGGGGGTGGGGTGGGGACGCCGGAAATATATCCAATTGCTCGAGCGCTTAAAGAAATTGGCAATAAAGTTGTTACAATTATCGGTGCCCGAACTAAAGAATTGTTGATAATGGTTGAAGAGATGCGGTCAGTCTCGGATGAATTATACATTACGACCGATGATGGCAGTTACGGCACAAAAGGACTAGTTACTGATGAATTGAAACGGTTAATTTCTCAAGGAATTAAAATTGATAAAGTTTTTGCGGTTGGCCCGGTAATAATGATGAAGGCGGTGAGTGAGACAACTCGGCCTTATAATATTCCCACTGTGGTTAGTCTTAACCCAATTATGCTCGATGCTACCGGGATGTGTGGGGTATGCCGTGTTGAGGTTGGTGGTGAGACAAAATTTGCTTGTGTCGATGGACCAGAATTCGATGGCCATCAAGTAAATTTTGATACCTTAATGATGCGGCTCAAAACCTATCTAAAAGAGGAACGCGTTTCACTTGAGCTTTTCGAAAAGCAATCACATAAATGTTGTGGGGGACAATAA
- the uvrA gene encoding excinuclease ABC subunit UvrA: MVNDFIVIKGARVHNLKNITVKIPRNKLVVITGISGSGKSSLAFDTIYAEGQRRYIESLSAYARQFLGMLDKPDVDYITGLSPAIAIEQRTAAKNPRSTVATVTEIYDYLRVLFARIGKPYCPNCQKPISSQGVDSIVDTVLSLSDNKRVAILAPIVRGRKGEYRDLIDKVRRKGYLRVRVDGTIYDIETVPSLEKYKKHNIEIVIDRISILKENRPEPEIVSLRKRIADSVELALKESGGLIAISEIDETGQTTKEDRIFSTAFACVDCGFSYGEISPRLFSFNAPYGACPVCHGLGIKMEVDEERIIANPDLSIVDGAIASWGEVTSEWFLEELEELARNYNFDLKTPWKKLPKTVKNIIIYGPDDGSFEGVAPHIMRLYNETESDAVREWAERFMSVLPCPTCQGSRLKAEALAVKINELNIADITKMSISEAYEFFTRKIQLTEKETLIAKEVIKEITRRLGFLISVGLDYLTLDRRTDTLGGGEEQRVRLATQIGSGLVGVIYILDEPSIGLHQRDNRKLLQTLLQLRDLGNTVIVVEHDEETIRNADYVIDLGPGAGENGGRVVASGTPEEIMKNPRSLTGAYLSGQKTISLPEIRRKPRGEFLIIKGARENNLKNIDVKIPLGLFVCITGVSGSGKSTLIFDILYNKLAQIFYDSKVRAGAHDTILNIDKIDKVINIDQSPIGRTPRSNPATYTNVFTPIRELFAQTKEAKMRGYKPGRFSFNVYGGRCERCQGDGIIKVEMHFLPPVYIPCEECRGRRYNRETLEVKYKGKNIYEVLEMSVNEACEFFANIPPIKRKLELLKDVGLGYIKLGQPAPTLSGGEAQRVKISKELSKIGTGRTLYLLDEPTTGLHFEDVKLLLNVLNRLVEKGNTVVVIEHNLEVIKCADWIIDLGPEGGERGGYIVAEGPPEEIIKVKNSYTGQFLKPLLKKR, encoded by the coding sequence ATGGTGAATGATTTTATTGTGATCAAGGGTGCCCGTGTCCACAATCTCAAAAACATTACGGTTAAGATTCCTCGCAATAAACTGGTAGTGATTACAGGGATTTCCGGTTCGGGCAAATCATCATTGGCCTTTGATACAATTTATGCTGAGGGACAGCGTCGTTATATTGAATCTCTCTCAGCATATGCTCGGCAATTTTTAGGGATGCTTGACAAACCGGATGTTGATTACATTACTGGACTTTCCCCAGCAATTGCGATTGAACAACGAACTGCAGCAAAAAATCCACGTTCGACAGTTGCTACTGTGACTGAGATCTATGATTATCTTCGGGTGCTATTTGCCCGGATTGGTAAGCCCTATTGCCCCAATTGTCAGAAGCCAATAAGTTCTCAGGGCGTGGACTCGATTGTTGATACGGTACTTTCCTTATCCGATAATAAACGAGTTGCTATTTTAGCCCCGATTGTCCGGGGTCGAAAAGGTGAATACCGGGATCTAATTGATAAGGTTAGGCGGAAAGGCTATCTCCGAGTACGCGTTGATGGTACTATTTACGACATAGAGACAGTTCCCAGTTTAGAAAAGTATAAAAAGCATAATATCGAAATTGTAATTGACCGGATAAGTATTCTTAAAGAAAATCGGCCAGAACCAGAAATTGTAAGTCTGCGCAAACGGATTGCTGATTCTGTGGAGCTAGCCTTAAAAGAGAGTGGCGGACTAATTGCGATTTCAGAAATTGATGAAACCGGCCAAACTACCAAAGAAGACCGAATCTTTTCTACAGCTTTTGCCTGTGTGGACTGTGGCTTTAGCTACGGCGAGATCTCACCGCGGCTTTTCTCGTTTAATGCCCCATATGGAGCGTGCCCGGTTTGTCATGGCTTAGGAATAAAAATGGAGGTCGACGAGGAACGCATTATTGCCAATCCGGACTTAAGTATCGTTGACGGTGCGATTGCCTCGTGGGGTGAGGTTACTAGTGAATGGTTTTTAGAGGAATTAGAAGAATTGGCTCGAAACTACAATTTTGATCTAAAGACCCCATGGAAAAAACTACCCAAGACCGTTAAAAATATTATAATATACGGTCCCGATGATGGATCATTTGAAGGTGTCGCACCACATATTATGAGACTTTATAATGAGACAGAATCAGATGCGGTACGGGAATGGGCTGAAAGATTTATGTCGGTGCTACCCTGTCCGACTTGTCAAGGTTCAAGACTTAAAGCTGAGGCGTTAGCCGTAAAGATTAATGAATTAAATATCGCTGACATTACCAAGATGTCGATAAGCGAGGCTTACGAATTCTTTACACGAAAGATTCAGCTTACTGAGAAAGAAACTCTAATTGCTAAAGAAGTCATTAAAGAAATTACCCGTCGTTTAGGATTTTTAATTTCCGTGGGACTTGATTATCTAACCTTAGATCGCCGGACCGATACTTTAGGTGGGGGCGAAGAACAACGGGTAAGACTGGCAACGCAAATCGGTTCCGGTCTGGTGGGAGTGATTTATATTTTAGACGAACCAAGCATTGGTCTGCACCAACGGGATAATCGTAAGCTTCTCCAAACTCTGCTTCAATTGCGAGATTTAGGCAATACCGTGATCGTCGTCGAGCATGATGAAGAAACAATCCGAAATGCCGATTATGTAATTGACTTAGGACCAGGTGCTGGGGAAAACGGCGGTCGGGTTGTCGCTTCAGGTACACCCGAGGAGATTATGAAAAATCCTCGGTCTCTTACCGGTGCTTATCTTAGTGGTCAAAAGACAATTTCTCTACCTGAAATTCGGCGTAAGCCCCGAGGCGAATTTTTAATTATTAAGGGAGCTCGGGAAAATAATTTAAAAAACATCGACGTCAAAATACCTTTAGGGCTTTTTGTCTGTATTACCGGAGTTTCTGGATCTGGAAAAAGTACTTTAATATTTGATATTTTATATAATAAATTGGCTCAAATATTTTATGACTCAAAAGTCCGAGCTGGTGCCCACGATACAATTCTTAATATTGATAAGATTGATAAAGTAATTAATATTGATCAGTCACCCATCGGTCGGACACCGCGATCTAATCCGGCGACCTATACCAATGTGTTTACCCCAATTCGAGAGCTTTTTGCCCAAACCAAGGAAGCCAAAATGCGTGGTTATAAACCCGGGAGATTTTCTTTTAATGTTTATGGGGGACGTTGTGAACGGTGTCAGGGGGATGGCATAATCAAAGTCGAGATGCATTTTTTACCACCAGTTTATATTCCCTGCGAAGAATGTCGTGGACGTCGATATAATCGGGAAACCCTAGAAGTCAAGTATAAAGGTAAAAATATTTATGAAGTTTTAGAAATGTCTGTAAATGAAGCCTGTGAATTTTTCGCTAATATTCCGCCGATCAAACGCAAACTGGAATTACTAAAAGATGTTGGCTTAGGCTATATTAAATTAGGGCAGCCGGCACCAACGCTCTCTGGGGGTGAAGCGCAGCGAGTAAAAATTTCTAAAGAACTTTCCAAAATTGGGACCGGTCGGACCTTGTATTTGCTTGATGAGCCAACTACTGGTTTACATTTTGAAGATGTGAAATTACTTTTGAACGTGCTAAATCGTCTGGTAGAAAAAGGTAATACTGTAGTGGTTATTGAGCACAATTTAGAAGTAATTAAATGTGCTGATTGGATTATTGATTTAGGACCTGAGGGGGGAGAGCGTGGTGGTTATATTGTAGCCGAAGGCCCCCCTGAAGAAATTATTAAAGTCAAAAATTCATATACCGGCCAGTTTTTAAAACCCTTACTGAAAAAGCGATAA
- the mnmA gene encoding tRNA 2-thiouridine(34) synthase MnmA gives MREKVLVAMSGGVDSTVAALLLKEKGYEVLGATLITNGNTLNNSQWLIETNNRICNYLKIPLEIFDVRELFRKTVIDEFVRNYLLGMTPNPCISCNRLIKFEFLLSKAKELGATKIATGHYAQNIYDTQRKIWLLKKGVDIQKDQSYFLYTLNQNLLPHILFPLGDLTKAEVKKVAQKAGLSELVRPESQDICFILGGDYIKFIKEYVSYSPQPGPIRNRNDEVIGQHKGIIYYTIGQRKRIGVANKTPLYVTKIDYSNNTIYVGEAHEVYNKSFLVSNLSFVYLNKLESPLWVSTKIRYTHIPARAQIIPQNDEVMVVFDEPQWAITPGQAAVFYDQDIVIGGGIIKKLFS, from the coding sequence ATGAGAGAAAAAGTATTAGTGGCGATGAGTGGTGGGGTAGATTCCACAGTCGCCGCCTTGCTACTTAAGGAAAAAGGATATGAGGTTTTAGGGGCTACCTTAATAACGAATGGCAATACTTTAAATAACTCTCAGTGGTTAATTGAGACTAATAACCGAATATGTAATTATCTTAAAATCCCCTTGGAAATATTTGATGTTCGCGAGTTATTTAGGAAAACTGTGATTGACGAGTTTGTAAGGAATTATCTTCTTGGTATGACCCCGAATCCTTGCATTAGTTGCAATCGGCTTATTAAGTTTGAATTTTTACTTTCCAAGGCAAAAGAACTTGGTGCCACGAAAATTGCTACTGGACATTATGCCCAAAATATTTATGATACTCAAAGAAAAATTTGGTTACTAAAAAAGGGTGTTGATATCCAAAAAGACCAGTCTTATTTTTTATATACCCTAAATCAAAATTTGTTACCGCATATTTTATTTCCCTTGGGAGATCTAACCAAAGCCGAAGTCAAAAAAGTAGCTCAAAAAGCCGGTCTGAGTGAACTTGTCCGGCCAGAAAGTCAAGATATTTGCTTTATTCTCGGTGGCGATTATATAAAGTTCATTAAAGAATATGTTAGTTACTCACCACAACCCGGGCCAATCCGTAACCGCAACGATGAGGTCATTGGACAGCACAAAGGAATAATTTATTACACAATTGGACAACGAAAAAGGATCGGGGTTGCCAATAAGACGCCACTTTATGTCACAAAAATTGATTATAGTAATAATACAATTTATGTTGGCGAAGCCCATGAGGTTTATAACAAAAGTTTTTTAGTATCTAATCTTAGTTTTGTTTATCTGAATAAATTAGAAAGTCCGCTATGGGTATCTACCAAGATCCGCTACACTCATATCCCAGCCCGCGCTCAAATAATTCCCCAAAATGATGAAGTTATGGTAGTTTTTGATGAACCCCAATGGGCGATAACACCTGGTCAAGCTGCCGTTTTTTACGATCAAGACATTGTAATTGGGGGAGGAATCATAAAAAAATTGTTTTCGTAA